The following is a genomic window from Novipirellula aureliae.
CGCCTATGCCAATGCACCGGTCTGCGCACCCTCACGCAGCACATGGATCACCGGAATCAATGCGATTTCCATGGGGACGCATCCCATGCGCAGCCGCTATGACATTCCGCACGGGCAAATCCCATATTATCCCGATCTGCTGCGGGCGAACGGATACTATACCGGGAATTATCCTAAGACGGATTACAACATTGGCGGGCGCGAGGACAAAGCATGTTGGGATAACCCCGATGAGGTCGATTGGCAAGCGTTGAAAGCTCGCCAGCCCTTCTTTCAGGTCATCAACTTTAAAGAGTCGCACGAAAGCCGGGCGCAGGGGCAGGTGGAAAACACGAACCACGATCCGGCCGATGTTCGTTTGCGCAAGTATCATCCGGACCTGCCGGTGATTCGTCAAAACTATGCCAAGTATCATGATGCGGTGAAGAGAATGGATGGCGACGTCGGGGCCGCACTGGAGATGTTGGAAAAAACAGGTCTCTCGGAAAGTACGATTGTCATCTACAACTCCGATCATGGCGGCGTGCTGCCCCGAAGTAAGCGATTCCTGTTCGAGAGCGGGTTACATTCGCCGCTGATCATCCGCATTCCCAAGAGATATGAAAAATTGCGGCCGGCCGCGCCGGGGTCGAAAATCGACCGTCTGGTCAGCTTTGTGGATATGCCGAAAACCTGGCTGAGTCTCGCCGGGGCGGAGATTCCGGATGTGATGCAGGGGACCGTTTTTCTCGGAGAAGGCATCGAACCAGAACCGCAATTTCATTTTGCCTTCCGTGGGCGGATGGATGAGCGATGTGAAAACGCCCGGGCCGTATGTGATAAGCGGTTTCTGTATATCCGCAACTACATGCCGTATGCACCCTGGATGCAGCACCTGAATTTTCTCTGGAAAATGAAAGCCTCTCAGGCATGGGAGGAGCAAGTGAAGTCCGGTCGCGCCTCGGAGGTTCAATCGCGGTGGTTTGCGCCCAAAGGGTATACGGAAGAGCTGTACGACATGCAGACGGATCCCGACAGCGTAAACAATCTGATCGACAGTCCGGAGTTTTTGGAAATCTCGCAGCGGATGAGGGGCCAGCTACGCCGCTGGCAGGAATCGGTGCATGATGCTGGAATGCTACCTGAGTCGGAGATGGTGAAACGAGCAGCAGATCACGGTACGACCATTTATGAATTGGTTCGCAATCCCAAACTGTATAACCTCCCTGCGCTGCTCGATGCCGCCGACATGGCGTTGGAGAAATCTCCGGCCAACCGAGACGCTTTGATGAGTCTGCTCAGCAGTACGGACAGCGGTTTGCGTTATTGGGGCATCGTCGGCTGCTTTCTGCTCAATGAGCAGGAGGCAGGCTTTCGCTGTTTGCAAGATCCGTCGCACGAAGTGCGCGCCATGGCGGCCTGGTTGCTCATCAATACCGGCGAAAAAGAGAAAGGATTCCAATGTTTGGATAACCTGCTGAAAACCAACAGCTATGCCACGCTGAAGGTGCTCAACATCATGGACTGGATCGGTGAGGATGCGCGTGTGCTCCTGCCGACGGTGAAAGAACTCAATCTTGAAAATTATGAAGAACGCATCCAAGTGAGCATTATTGCAGCACTGGATGCCAAGGACATAACAATCGAAAAGTAATCATGAAAATCTATCAATTCACATCCGTGTTATTGTTGCTCCTCCCAACCGTGTGCCTTGCGAAAGACTATCGCGTGGACTCGCAGAAGAAGTTCGATGCGATCAGCAACATTGAAATGCAGCCGGGCGATACGATTTTGCTCAAACGGGGCATGACGTTTACCGGGATGTTGGCTCCGCAAGGAAATGGTTCCCAAAACGCGCCGGTTCGAATTGGCGCGTACGGTCGAGGTAACCAGCCTGTGATCCAAGCCCAAGGTAAAGATAGGGCAGCGGTGATGCTTAAGAATCCTTCCTATTGGGAGGTGGACGGTCTGGAGGTCACCAATTCCGATGGCTCGGATCAGGATCAAGGTGATCTCTTTGGTATCTATGTGCTGGTTGAAAGAATCGAAGGCACCTACCGACATGTCTATATCAATGACTGCTATGTCCACCATGTAAATGGGATGGTCGCTGGCAAGGGACGCGGAGGCATCCACGTCCATATGAAAAATGTCCAGAACTCAAAGTTCGATGACCTGCGCATAACCAATAACCGGGTGGAAAATATTGGCGGTGTGGGAATTGGTAACAACTCCTCTTGTGCAGAAGTCAACCTGCGGAAGGACGGATATGAGGCAAAGAATCTCTGGAC
Proteins encoded in this region:
- a CDS encoding sulfatase family protein; translated protein: MRLCLIEILCLLGLAVSVAGNEVPPPNILWLTSEDNNVSWVGCYGNPHAETPNIDRLAAEGFQYMHAYANAPVCAPSRSTWITGINAISMGTHPMRSRYDIPHGQIPYYPDLLRANGYYTGNYPKTDYNIGGREDKACWDNPDEVDWQALKARQPFFQVINFKESHESRAQGQVENTNHDPADVRLRKYHPDLPVIRQNYAKYHDAVKRMDGDVGAALEMLEKTGLSESTIVIYNSDHGGVLPRSKRFLFESGLHSPLIIRIPKRYEKLRPAAPGSKIDRLVSFVDMPKTWLSLAGAEIPDVMQGTVFLGEGIEPEPQFHFAFRGRMDERCENARAVCDKRFLYIRNYMPYAPWMQHLNFLWKMKASQAWEEQVKSGRASEVQSRWFAPKGYTEELYDMQTDPDSVNNLIDSPEFLEISQRMRGQLRRWQESVHDAGMLPESEMVKRAADHGTTIYELVRNPKLYNLPALLDAADMALEKSPANRDALMSLLSSTDSGLRYWGIVGCFLLNEQEAGFRCLQDPSHEVRAMAAWLLINTGEKEKGFQCLDNLLKTNSYATLKVLNIMDWIGEDARVLLPTVKELNLENYEERIQVSIIAALDAKDITIEK